One segment of Clarias gariepinus isolate MV-2021 ecotype Netherlands chromosome 6, CGAR_prim_01v2, whole genome shotgun sequence DNA contains the following:
- the LOC128526409 gene encoding heme oxygenase-like: protein MEVDKQNVQTEKVQVTDHDLSEQIKSVTKESHVRAENTELMLAFQKANISLDQYKLLLCSLYKIYEALEEELDKNASQDSVAPIYFPQELARLPAIKKDLEHFYGPDWKEKVTVPAATLRYAQRLREVGSEHPEYLVAHAYTRYLGDLSGGQVLGRIAQKSLGLKTGDGLTFFTFPSVSSPNLFKQLYRSRMNSIELTETQRQGVLEEAVRAFEFNIQVFEELQNLLNVSEKNELRQRNKTPNTKTPDVRVCQRSAPSLSSSLTSPSQLLRMLLGLCLALAVGMGMYAF from the exons ATGGAAGTGGATAAGCAGAACGTTCAGACTGAGAAGGTTCAGGTCACAGACCA tgaTCTGTCTGAGCAGATAAAATCTGTGACTAAAGAAAGCCACGTGCGAGCTGAGAACACCGAACTGATGCTGGCCTTCCAGAAAGCGAACATCAGCCTGGACCAGTATAAG CTGCTGTTGTGCTCCTTGTATAAGATCTACGAAGCTCTGGAGGAGGAACTGGACAAAAACGCTTCTCAAGACAGCGTCGCACCGATTTACTTTCCTCAGGAACTGGCCAGGTTGCCGGCAATTAAGAAGGATCTGGAGCACTTTTATGGTCCGGACTGGAAAGAGAAGGTGACCGTACCGGCTGCTACACTGAGATACGCTCAGAGACTGAGAGAG GTTGGCAGCGAGCATCCTGAATACCTCGTGGCTCACGCTTACACTCGCTACCTGGGTGACCTGTCAGGTGGCCAGGTGTTGGGTCGTATTGCCCAGAAATCTTTAGGACTGAAGACTGGAGATGGTTTGACGTTCTTCACTTTTCCGTCCGTCAGCAGCCCGAATCTGTTCAAGCAGCTGTACAGAAGCAGGATGAACAGCATCGAGCTGacggagacacagagacagggcGTGCTGGAGGAAGCTGTCAGAGCATTCGAGTTCAACATCCAG GTGTTTGAAGAACTCCAGAACTTGTTGAATGTCTCAGAGAAGAATGAGTTGAGGCAGAGAAACAAAACGCCCAACACAAAGActccag ATGTCAGAGTGTGCCAGCGCTCAGCGCCATCATTGTCCTCCTCACTGACGTCTCCCTCTCAGCTGCTTAGGATGCTGCTTGGTCTCTGTTTAGCTCTGGCAGTGGGAATGGGAATGTACGCATTTTAA
- the LOC128526408 gene encoding heme oxygenase-like, translating into MEADKQNVQTENVQVTDRDLSEQIKSVTKESHVRAENTELMLAFQKANISLDQYKLLLCSLYKIYEALEEELDKNASHDSVAPIYFPQELARLPAIKKDLEHFYGPEWREKVTVPAATLRYAQRLKEVGSEHPEYLVAHAYTRYLGDLSGGQVLGRIAQKSLGLKTGDGLTFFTFPSVSSPNLFKQLYRSRMNSIELTETQRQGVLEEAVRAFEFNIQVFDEIQNLLSVSEKNELRQRNKTPNPKTPDVGVCQRSAPSSSSLLTSPSQLLRMLLGLCLALAVGMGMYAF; encoded by the exons ATGGAAGCAGATAAGCAGAATGTTCAGACTGAAAATGTTCAAGTCACAGACCG tGATCTGTCTGAGCAGATAAAATCTGTGACTAAAGAAAGCCACGTGCGAGCTGAGAACACCGAACTGATGCTGGCCTTCCAGAAAGCGAACATCAGCCTGGACCAGTATAAG CTGCTGTTGTGCTCCTTGTATAAGATCTACGAAGCTCTGGAGGAGGAACTGGACAAAAACGCTTCTCACGACAGCGTCGCACCTATTTACTTTCCTCAGGAACTGGCCAGGTTGCCGGCAATCAAGAAGGATCTGGAGCACTTTTATGGTCCGGAGTGGAGAGAGAAGGTGACCGTACCGGCTGCTACACTGAGATACGCTCAGAGACTGAAAGAG GTTGGCAGCGAGCATCCTGAATACCTTGTGGCTCACGCTTACACTCGCTACCTGGGTGACCTGTCAGGTGGCCAGGTGTTGGGTCGTATTGCCCAGAAATCTTTAGGACTGAAGACCGGAGATGGTTTGACGTTCTTCACTTTTCCGTCCGTCAGCAGCCCGAATCTGTTCAAGCAGCTGTACAGAAGCAGGATGAACAGCATCGAGCTGacggagacacagagacagggcGTGCTGGAGGAAGCTGTCAGAGCATTCGAGTTCAACATCCAG GTGTTTGATGAAATCCAGAACTTGTTGAGTGTCTCAGAGAAGAATGAGTTGAGGCAGAGAAACAAAACACCCAACCCAAAGActccag ATGTCGGAGTGTGCCAGCGCTCAGCGCCATCATCGTCTTCCTTACTGACGTCTCCCTctcagctgctcaggatgctgcTTGGACTCTGTTTAGCTCTTGCAGTGGGAATGGGAATGTACGCATTTTAA